A section of the Streptomyces xinghaiensis S187 genome encodes:
- a CDS encoding helix-turn-helix domain-containing protein, producing MVRTPLSPWEWQRGERFGALLRLARGDRSMVEVAAAAGVSAETLRKIETGRAPTPAFFTVAALAGVLGLSLDELAASCAEDAGSEQERALSA from the coding sequence ATGGTGAGAACTCCTCTGAGTCCGTGGGAATGGCAGCGCGGTGAACGGTTCGGTGCGTTGCTGCGCCTGGCCCGTGGCGACCGCAGCATGGTGGAGGTCGCCGCGGCGGCCGGGGTCTCGGCGGAGACGCTGCGGAAGATCGAGACCGGCCGGGCCCCGACACCGGCCTTCTTCACGGTGGCGGCACTGGCCGGAGTGCTGGGGCTGTCCCTTGACGAGTTGGCCGCGTCCTGCGCGGAGGACGCGGGCAGTGAGCAGGAACGAGCGTTGTCCGCATGA